A genomic stretch from Penaeus vannamei isolate JL-2024 chromosome 6, ASM4276789v1, whole genome shotgun sequence includes:
- the LOC113825555 gene encoding zinc finger protein 776, which translates to MGSFVTLDLQSLMKLLETCHNCLSGKPPQVTIEETLSKKLRNDVVRPFTFMCCGVIVKTEGAIFWHSDEITPDAITCGSDIENRAEFKLANGEEVELDQFEDIIVKCEDDTCRADVDSDEANGIKVLAEEDPLSLGEAHDLPANNSENIIYTKDSFKSQGESSQNLSNKELRKNLLGILSQQDTLVQNDTIEQTSKVSRSSKHAKYPDTFTCEFCGKVFTGKERAYQFYYHRNKEHTHEMLYKCDICSKGFWGDRELLAHMAGHRDPGHVCHICGQKFNAKRNLKAHLLIHQPLREHTCRFCDKSFRRRDHLQVHERIHTGERPYQCKWCESGYPQKRQLVLHQRKCPIERRQNMRYVNPIT; encoded by the exons ATGGGCTCCTTTGTGACGTTAGATCTTCAGTCTCTCATGAAGCTTCTCGAGACTTGTCATAACTGCTTGTCAG GTAAGCCACCTCAAGTGACCATTGAGGAGACACTatcaaaaaaattaagaaatgatGTAGTTCGGCCTTTCACCTTCATGTGTTGTGGAGTAATTGTAAAAACTGAAGGTGCTATTTTCTGGCATTCTGATGAGATTACACCTGATGCTATTACTTGTGGTAGTGATATTGAAAATCGGGCAGAATTTAAGTTAGCAAATGGAGAGGAAGTGGAGCTGGATCAGTTTGAAGACATTATTGTAAAGTGTGAGGATGACACATGTAGAGcagatgttgatagtgatgaagcAAATGGGATCAAGGTTTTGGCTGAAGAAGATCCTCTTTCTTTGGGTGAAGCACATGATTTACCTGCAAACAATTCAGAAAACATAATCTACACCAAAGATAGTTTCAAAAGCCAGGGAGAGTCATCACAGAATTTAAGTAATAAGGAATTAAGAAAGAATTTACTTGGTATCCTAAGCCAACAGGATACCTTAGTTCAGAATGATACTATTGAACAAACTAGCAAGGTCAGCAGATCTTCAAAACACGCAAAATATCCAGATACATTTACGTGTGAGTTCTGTGGCAAAGTGTtcacaggaaaagaaagagcatatcaattttattatcatagaAACAAAGAACATACGCATGAGATGCTTTACAAATGTGATATTTGTTCTAAAGGGTTTTGGGGAGACAGGGAGTTGCTGGCTCACATGGCAGGGCATAGAGATCCAGGTCACGTCTGCCACATTTGTGGACAAAAGTTCAATGCAAAACGGAATTTGAAGGCCCATTTGCTAATTCACCAGCCTTTGCGAGAACACACGTGCCGATTTTGTGACAAATCATTTAGAAGAAGAGATCACTTGCAAGTCCATGAAAGAATTCACACAGGAGAAAGACCCTATCAGTGCAAGTGGTGTGAGTCGGGCTATCCGCAGAAACGTCAGCTGGTTCTGCATCAGAGAAAGTGTCCTATCGAAAGAAGGCAAAATATGAGATATGTAAATCCTATAACTTAG
- the EloB gene encoding elongin-B produces MDVFLMVRRKKTTIFTDAKETTTVRELKKIIQGIMKVEPENQQLMNERGTEIFDDDKQLGDYNLSAQTARAQSPATVALVFRQENGDFEPLDITPLSSPPELPEVMKPQEPQTHDLN; encoded by the exons ATG GATGTGTTTTTGATGGTACGGAGGAAGAAGACCACAATCTTCACAGATGCCAAGGAAACAACAACAGTCagggaattaaagaaaataatacaag GAATAATGAAAGTTGAGCCCGAGAACCAGCAGCTAATGAACGAACGTGGGACAGAAATATTCGATGACGACAAACAGCTCGGCGATTACAATCTATCGGCCCAGACAGCACGAGCTCAGAGTCCTGCTACTGTTGCACTGGTATTTAG GCAGGAAAATGGAGATTTTGAGCCGCTTGACATCACACCTCTATCATCCCCCCCTGAGCTGCCCGAAGTGATGAAACCTCAGGAACCTCAAACTCACGACCTTAATTGA